ATAATATTTTTATTGATTAATTCGTCTAATTCACCTTGCGTCTTTATTAAATTCATAAATATATTCTCCTCATATATAAAAATCATATGCTATTAATCCAATTTTAATAAGAACCTCACTTACTTGCTCAATATACTCATAACCCCATTTTCCATTATTTCATTTATAAGAGAAATTAACTTTTCATTAGATATAACTTTATCTTGTTTAAACCAGTAACTCATAATACCAATCATAGCAGAAAGTATATACTCCAAAATAAAATCAAGTTCTTTTTCACTAATCTTTACCTGATACTTTAGTGCTTCTTGTAACATTGGCTTTATAGAGTTTTTTAGTTTACTTGCAAAGGCAGCATCACCATTATCTCCAAGTAGCACAGAATAATATTTATGATTTTTCTCATATAACTCCATAAAAATATCTAAGGGCATGCCTAAATTTCCTTCTAACATAGCTATTGGAGGTAGCTCATTAACATTAGGGATAATGGAAGTTTCAATTTGTTCAAGAACATCATAAATATCAATAAAGTATTCATAGAAAGTACTGCGATTATATCCAGCTTTTTGTGTTATCTCTTTTACAGTAATTTTCTCTATTCGTTTTTCACAATAAAGTGTCCAAAATGCATCAATTAAATCTTGTTTTGTTTTAGTCATAACTTTAGGGTTCTTTTTCATTTCCTACCTCGATAAATCCGACACTAAGCATTTCATTGTCGGTTGATGATTAACATTATACTGCTTACAATATTAATATACGACACGTTGTTGGATTTCACAAGGAGAGTGAGAGAATTATGATAACAATAATATGCGCAGGTTCAAGAGGAGACTTTCAGCCATACATAGCTTTGGCTCAGCAATTAAAAAAGTTAGGTAAAGATGTTAAAATTTCTGGCTCAAGTGAAGTTGAAAGCCTTGTGAGAAGTTATGGAA
The nucleotide sequence above comes from Clostridium cylindrosporum DSM 605. Encoded proteins:
- a CDS encoding TetR/AcrR family transcriptional regulator, giving the protein MKKNPKVMTKTKQDLIDAFWTLYCEKRIEKITVKEITQKAGYNRSTFYEYFIDIYDVLEQIETSIIPNVNELPPIAMLEGNLGMPLDIFMELYEKNHKYYSVLLGDNGDAAFASKLKNSIKPMLQEALKYQVKISEKELDFILEYILSAMIGIMSYWFKQDKVISNEKLISLINEIMENGVMSILSK